One genomic window of Vibrio ziniensis includes the following:
- the rplL gene encoding 50S ribosomal protein L7/L12: MSITNEQILDAVAEMSVMQVVELITAMEEKFGVSAAAAVVAGGPAAAAVEEQTEFNVVLAAAGANKVAVIKAVRGATGLGLKEAKALVDGAPAAVKEAVSKEEAEALKKELEEAGATVEVK; the protein is encoded by the coding sequence ATGTCTATTACTAACGAGCAAATCCTAGACGCAGTTGCAGAAATGTCTGTAATGCAAGTTGTTGAACTAATCACTGCAATGGAAGAGAAATTCGGTGTTTCTGCTGCTGCTGCTGTTGTAGCTGGTGGCCCAGCTGCTGCTGCTGTTGAAGAACAAACTGAATTCAACGTAGTTCTAGCTGCTGCTGGTGCGAACAAAGTTGCTGTAATCAAAGCAGTACGTGGCGCAACTGGCCTAGGTCTTAAAGAAGCTAAAGCTCTAGTTGACGGCGCTCCAGCTGCTGTTAAAGAAGCAGTTTCTAAAGAAGAAGCTGAAGCACTGAAGAAAGAGCTTGAAGAAGCTGGTGCAACTGTTGAAGTTAAGTAA
- the rplJ gene encoding 50S ribosomal protein L10, whose product MALNLQDKQAIVAEVNEAASGALSAVVADSRGVKVAAMTTLRKQARDAGVYLRVVRNTLARRAVEGTAYECLQDVFVGPTLIGFSNEHPGAAARLFKDFAKENKAFEIKAAAYEGAITDVELLATLPTYDEAIARLMMCMKEASAGKLVRTIAAIRDQKEAA is encoded by the coding sequence ATGGCTTTAAATCTTCAAGACAAACAAGCAATTGTTGCTGAAGTCAACGAAGCGGCCAGCGGTGCACTTTCTGCAGTTGTTGCTGACTCTCGTGGTGTAAAAGTTGCTGCGATGACTACTTTACGTAAACAAGCGCGTGATGCGGGCGTTTACCTAAGAGTTGTTCGTAACACACTAGCACGTCGCGCTGTAGAAGGCACAGCTTACGAATGTCTACAAGACGTATTCGTAGGTCCAACTTTGATCGGCTTCTCTAACGAGCACCCAGGTGCTGCAGCGCGTCTTTTTAAAGACTTCGCTAAAGAGAACAAAGCATTCGAGATCAAAGCGGCTGCATACGAAGGTGCTATCACTGACGTTGAACTACTAGCGACACTACCAACTTACGACGAAGCAATCGCACGCCTAATGATGTGCATGAAAGAAGCTTCTGCTGGCAAATTGGTACGTACTATCGCTGCTATCCGCGATCAAAAAGAAGCTGCTTAA
- the rplA gene encoding 50S ribosomal protein L1 has translation MAKLTKRMRTIREKVDVTKEYEINEAVALLKELATAKFVESVDVAVNLGIDARKSDQNVRGATVLPHGTGRDIRVAVFTQGANAEAAKAAGADLVGMDDLADQVKKGVMDFDVVIASPDAMRVVGQLGTILGPRGLMPNPKVGTVTPNVAEAVKNAKAGQVRYRNDKNGIIHTTIGKVSFEANQLQENLEALLVALKKAKPSSAKGVFVKKVSISTTMGAGVAVDQNTLNAQA, from the coding sequence ATGGCAAAACTAACTAAGCGTATGCGTACAATCCGCGAGAAAGTGGATGTAACTAAAGAGTACGAAATCAACGAAGCTGTTGCTCTTCTTAAAGAACTAGCAACTGCAAAATTCGTAGAATCTGTTGACGTTGCTGTTAACCTAGGTATCGACGCTCGTAAATCTGACCAAAACGTACGTGGTGCAACTGTACTACCACACGGTACTGGTCGTGATATCCGTGTTGCTGTATTCACTCAAGGTGCTAACGCTGAAGCTGCTAAAGCTGCAGGTGCTGACCTAGTGGGTATGGATGACCTAGCTGATCAAGTTAAGAAAGGTGTTATGGATTTCGACGTAGTTATCGCATCTCCAGATGCAATGCGCGTTGTAGGTCAACTTGGTACCATCCTTGGTCCTCGTGGTCTAATGCCAAACCCTAAAGTTGGTACTGTAACTCCTAACGTTGCTGAAGCGGTTAAGAACGCTAAAGCTGGTCAGGTTCGTTACCGTAACGACAAGAACGGTATCATCCACACTACTATCGGTAAGGTGTCTTTCGAAGCTAACCAACTACAAGAGAACTTAGAAGCTCTACTAGTTGCGCTTAAGAAAGCAAAACCATCTTCTGCGAAAGGCGTTTTCGTGAAGAAGGTAAGCATCTCTACTACTATGGGTGCTGGTGTTGCTGTTGATCAGAATACTCTGAACGCTCAAGCATAA
- the rplK gene encoding 50S ribosomal protein L11 gives MAKKVEAYIKLQVAAGMANPSPPVGPALGQRGVNIMEFCKAFNARTESMEKGLPTPVVITVYSDRSFTFETKTPPAAVLLKKAAGIKSGSGRPNTEKVGTITDAQIQEIAQTKAADMTGADIEAMKRSIAGTARSMGLVVEG, from the coding sequence ATGGCTAAGAAAGTTGAAGCTTATATCAAGCTGCAAGTTGCAGCGGGTATGGCTAACCCAAGTCCACCAGTTGGTCCTGCTCTAGGTCAACGTGGTGTGAACATCATGGAATTCTGTAAAGCGTTCAACGCACGTACAGAGTCTATGGAGAAAGGTCTACCTACTCCAGTTGTTATCACTGTATACAGCGACCGTTCTTTCACATTCGAAACTAAGACTCCACCTGCAGCAGTTCTTCTTAAGAAAGCAGCTGGTATCAAGTCTGGTTCTGGTCGTCCAAACACTGAAAAAGTGGGTACTATCACTGACGCTCAAATCCAAGAAATCGCGCAAACTAAAGCTGCTGATATGACTGGTGCTGACATCGAAGCGATGAAGCGTTCTATCGCTGGTACTGCTCGTTCAATGGGCCTAGTGGTAGAGGGTTAA
- the nusG gene encoding transcription termination/antitermination protein NusG, translated as MSEAPKKRWYVVQAFSGFEGRVAQSLREHIKMHSMEDLFGEVLVPTEEVVEMRAGQRRKSERKFFPGYVLVQMIMNDESWHLVRSVPRVMGFIGGTSDRPAPITDKEADAILNRLEKASEAPRPKTMFEAGEVVRVNDGPFADFNGTVEEVDYEKSRLKVSVSIFGRATPVELEFGQVEKID; from the coding sequence ATGAGTGAAGCTCCAAAAAAACGCTGGTATGTAGTTCAAGCCTTCTCTGGCTTTGAAGGTCGCGTAGCACAATCTCTACGTGAACATATCAAGATGCACAGCATGGAAGATCTATTCGGTGAAGTGCTTGTCCCAACTGAAGAAGTTGTTGAGATGCGCGCGGGTCAACGCCGTAAGAGTGAACGTAAATTCTTCCCTGGTTACGTGCTTGTGCAAATGATCATGAACGATGAATCTTGGCACTTAGTCCGTAGCGTCCCTCGTGTAATGGGCTTCATTGGTGGTACTTCTGATCGTCCAGCGCCAATCACTGATAAAGAAGCAGACGCGATTCTGAACCGTCTAGAGAAAGCGAGCGAAGCTCCACGTCCTAAGACTATGTTCGAAGCGGGTGAAGTGGTTCGTGTTAACGATGGTCCATTTGCTGACTTTAACGGTACTGTTGAAGAAGTGGATTACGAGAAGAGCCGCCTGAAAGTGTCTGTATCGATCTTTGGTCGTGCAACACCGGTTGAGCTTGAATTTGGTCAAGTTGAAAAGATTGACTAA
- the secE gene encoding preprotein translocase subunit SecE — MKANAEAPDSSNAADTLKWIVTFALLAAAVVGNYLYGELSVVIRAAGVIVLIAAALGVAAITSKGKAAISFARESRMEVRKVVWPTRQETMQTTLIVLAVSIVMALVLWGIDGIMVRLVAFATGV, encoded by the coding sequence ATGAAAGCAAATGCTGAAGCTCCTGATAGCTCAAACGCAGCAGATACATTGAAGTGGATTGTCACTTTTGCTCTGCTAGCTGCCGCTGTTGTGGGTAATTACCTGTATGGTGAATTGTCTGTAGTGATTCGCGCTGCAGGTGTAATCGTGTTAATTGCTGCCGCGCTAGGCGTTGCTGCAATCACATCAAAAGGCAAGGCCGCAATTAGTTTTGCACGTGAATCACGAATGGAAGTTCGTAAAGTTGTTTGGCCTACACGCCAAGAAACGATGCAAACAACACTGATTGTGTTAGCGGTAAGTATTGTAATGGCTCTAGTGCTTTGGGGCATTGACGGAATTATGGTTCGTCTAGTGGCCTTTGCTACTGGGGTATAG
- the tuf gene encoding elongation factor Tu, protein MSKEKFERTKPHVNVGTIGHVDHGKTTLTAAICTTLSKVYGGKARDFASIDNAPEERERGITISTSHVEYDTPARHYAHVDCPGHADYVKNMITGAAQMDGGILVVAATDGPMPQTREHILLGRQVGIPYIIVFMNKCDMVDDEELLELVEMEVRELLSEYDFPGDDLPVIQGSALGALNGEPQWEEKIIELAKALDEYIPEPERAVDMPFLMPIEDVFSIQGRGTVVTGRIERGILKVGDEVAIVGIHDTTTTTCTGVEMFRKLLDEGRAGENVGALLRGTKRDDVERGQVLAKPGSITPHTKFESEVYVLSKDEGGRHTPFFKGYRPQFYFRTTDVTGDISLPEGVEMVMPGDNIKMTVDLIAPIAMDEGLRFAIREGGRTVGAGVVAKIFE, encoded by the coding sequence ATGTCTAAAGAAAAATTTGAACGTACGAAACCGCACGTAAACGTTGGTACTATCGGCCACGTTGACCACGGTAAAACAACTCTAACAGCAGCTATCTGTACTACTCTTTCAAAAGTATACGGTGGTAAAGCTCGTGACTTCGCATCAATCGATAACGCTCCAGAAGAGCGTGAGCGTGGTATCACAATCTCTACTTCACACGTAGAGTACGATACACCAGCTCGTCACTACGCACACGTAGACTGCCCAGGACACGCTGACTATGTTAAAAACATGATCACAGGTGCTGCGCAAATGGACGGTGGTATCCTAGTTGTTGCTGCAACAGATGGTCCAATGCCACAAACTCGTGAGCACATCCTACTAGGCCGTCAGGTTGGTATCCCTTACATCATCGTATTCATGAACAAATGTGACATGGTTGACGATGAAGAGCTACTAGAACTAGTAGAAATGGAAGTTCGTGAACTTCTATCTGAGTACGATTTCCCAGGTGATGACCTACCAGTTATCCAAGGTTCAGCACTAGGTGCGCTAAACGGCGAACCACAGTGGGAAGAGAAAATCATTGAGCTTGCAAAAGCACTTGATGAGTACATTCCAGAGCCAGAGCGTGCAGTAGACATGCCGTTCCTAATGCCAATCGAAGACGTATTCTCAATCCAAGGTCGTGGTACAGTAGTAACTGGCCGTATCGAGCGCGGTATCCTGAAAGTTGGTGATGAAGTTGCAATCGTTGGTATCCACGACACAACTACAACAACTTGTACAGGTGTTGAGATGTTCCGTAAGCTTCTAGACGAAGGTCGTGCGGGTGAGAACGTTGGTGCACTACTACGTGGTACTAAGCGTGATGACGTAGAACGTGGCCAAGTACTAGCTAAGCCTGGTTCAATCACACCACACACTAAGTTCGAATCAGAAGTATACGTACTTTCTAAAGACGAAGGCGGCCGTCATACTCCGTTCTTTAAAGGCTACCGTCCACAGTTCTACTTCCGTACAACTGACGTAACTGGTGATATCTCTCTACCAGAAGGCGTGGAAATGGTAATGCCAGGCGACAACATCAAGATGACTGTTGATCTAATCGCGCCAATCGCGATGGACGAAGGTCTACGTTTCGCGATCCGCGAAGGTGGCCGTACAGTTGGTGCTGGTGTTGTAGCTAAAATCTTTGAATAA
- the coaA gene encoding type I pantothenate kinase translates to MTPYLSFDRQQWSELRNSVPMTLSESDLQELQGINENLTIKETVEIYLPLARLLNLYVAARQSRNGVLNQFLGNKESAPPFIIGIAGSVAVGKSTTARLLRALLSRFDNHSKVELVTTDGFLHPNRVLEERGIMHKKGFPESYDMRSLVQFVSDVKAGMPNVEAPVYSHVTYDITEQKKVVDRPDVLIIEGLNVLQSGMDYPHDPHRVFISDFLDFSIYVDADSQMIEKWYIERFMKFRDSAFKEPGSYFSHYTSLSEEEAIAKAQQIWYSINGKNLQGNILPTKGRAQLILRKGLNHTVEEILLRK, encoded by the coding sequence ATGACCCCATATTTGTCTTTTGATCGCCAACAATGGTCTGAGCTTCGCAACTCAGTGCCAATGACGCTATCAGAAAGTGATCTGCAAGAGCTGCAAGGCATCAATGAGAATTTGACAATAAAAGAGACGGTAGAGATCTATCTCCCCCTCGCTCGTCTTCTCAATTTGTATGTTGCGGCAAGGCAGAGTCGTAATGGCGTGCTCAATCAGTTCCTTGGCAACAAGGAGAGTGCACCGCCTTTTATCATTGGTATAGCAGGTAGTGTTGCGGTAGGGAAAAGTACTACAGCACGATTATTGAGAGCATTGCTTTCTCGTTTTGACAACCACTCAAAAGTTGAACTGGTTACCACTGATGGCTTTCTTCATCCAAACAGAGTGTTGGAAGAGAGAGGTATCATGCATAAGAAAGGTTTTCCAGAATCCTATGATATGCGCAGTCTTGTTCAATTTGTCTCAGACGTTAAGGCCGGCATGCCGAACGTCGAAGCTCCTGTTTACTCACATGTGACTTATGACATCACTGAACAGAAAAAAGTGGTCGATCGCCCGGATGTATTGATCATTGAAGGGTTAAACGTTCTGCAAAGTGGTATGGATTATCCACATGACCCTCATCGCGTGTTTATCTCCGATTTTCTCGACTTTTCCATCTACGTTGATGCTGATAGCCAGATGATCGAAAAATGGTACATCGAACGTTTTATGAAGTTCAGAGACAGTGCGTTCAAAGAGCCTGGCTCTTATTTCAGCCATTACACATCGTTAAGCGAAGAAGAAGCGATCGCGAAGGCACAGCAAATTTGGTATTCGATTAACGGTAAGAACCTGCAAGGTAATATCCTGCCAACCAAAGGTAGAGCCCAGTTGATTCTACGCAAAGGGTTAAATCATACGGTTGAAGAGATACTGCTTAGGAAGTGA
- the birA gene encoding bifunctional biotin--[acetyl-CoA-carboxylase] ligase/biotin operon repressor BirA, whose product MKNPDVKLKLLSKLSDGSFHSGESLGEELGMSRAAISKHIKGIQEWGVDIFRVQGKGYQLSQPLIMLDEALIQSKVNNPVELHPVIGSTNQYLMDNTAKLPSGTVCIAEYQENGRGRRGRHWVSPFGANLYLSMYWRLEAGMAAAMGLSLVVGVAMVEALENMGLDGVKLKWPNDLYYQDRKLAGILVEMSGQAGGAAHLVIGMGMNLAMQDRDSAIDQPWASLSQVIGTDHIDRNVLAAEFINTLDAALKHYEVHGMQNFVERWNRLDNFIGRKVKLIMGANEITGIERGIDAQGGVLLETEEGLKSFIGGEISLRKSE is encoded by the coding sequence GTGAAAAATCCAGATGTAAAGTTAAAGTTACTAAGCAAACTCTCTGATGGCTCTTTCCATTCAGGAGAGTCACTTGGTGAAGAATTAGGTATGTCTCGCGCTGCGATCAGTAAACATATCAAAGGAATTCAGGAGTGGGGCGTTGATATTTTCCGTGTTCAAGGGAAAGGTTATCAGCTATCGCAACCTTTGATAATGTTAGATGAAGCCTTGATTCAATCTAAGGTTAACAATCCGGTCGAGCTTCATCCTGTGATTGGTTCGACTAACCAATATTTGATGGATAATACAGCGAAGTTGCCGTCTGGTACTGTGTGTATTGCCGAATATCAGGAGAATGGGCGAGGCCGGCGTGGACGTCATTGGGTATCTCCATTCGGTGCTAACCTCTATCTTTCAATGTATTGGCGCTTAGAAGCGGGTATGGCCGCTGCTATGGGGCTAAGCCTGGTTGTTGGTGTCGCTATGGTTGAGGCGCTCGAGAACATGGGATTGGACGGCGTCAAGTTGAAGTGGCCAAACGATCTTTATTACCAAGACAGAAAACTTGCTGGCATATTAGTTGAAATGTCAGGTCAGGCTGGCGGTGCTGCGCATTTGGTTATTGGTATGGGCATGAACTTAGCGATGCAAGATCGAGATTCAGCCATCGATCAGCCGTGGGCAAGTTTGTCACAGGTGATCGGTACTGATCATATTGATCGTAACGTTTTGGCGGCAGAGTTTATTAACACCCTCGATGCCGCTTTAAAGCATTACGAGGTGCACGGTATGCAAAACTTCGTTGAACGCTGGAATCGCTTAGATAACTTTATTGGGCGCAAAGTGAAGCTGATTATGGGAGCCAATGAAATTACCGGTATAGAGCGCGGTATTGATGCTCAGGGCGGTGTATTGCTGGAAACTGAAGAAGGCTTGAAAAGCTTTATTGGCGGTGAGATTTCGCTGCGTAAAAGCGAGTAG
- the murB gene encoding UDP-N-acetylmuramate dehydrogenase has protein sequence MQLHSPLQIHHDANLAPYHTFGIEQVCHSLVNVETVDDLKDVYRSKELQTLPKLMLGKGSNILFTETYQGLVMVNRMLGIQHTQDEMFHYLHVEGGEDWPELVAWSISQNISGLENLALIPGCAGSAPIQNIGAYGLEFQDVCEYVDYLCLESLEVKRLTKEQCVFGYRNSIFKNELYGKAIVVAVGLKLTKDWQPNIHYGPLKELGDNCTARQIFERVSQIRTEKLPDPAVIGNAGSFFKNPVVVEQHFEMLKAFFPDIVAYPVEEGMKLAAGWLIEHAGLKGKVHGGAQVHPNQALVLINKSNATAQDVVELAGIVRNKVLETYGVLLEHEVRFMGRDRETYLTTLMGDL, from the coding sequence ATGCAATTACATAGCCCTCTGCAAATACATCACGATGCGAATTTAGCGCCTTACCACACATTTGGCATTGAACAGGTATGCCATTCGCTGGTGAACGTTGAAACGGTTGATGATCTGAAAGACGTATACCGTTCTAAAGAACTTCAAACTTTACCGAAATTAATGTTAGGTAAGGGGAGCAATATACTTTTCACTGAAACCTACCAAGGTTTGGTCATGGTGAATCGTATGCTTGGTATTCAACACACTCAAGATGAAATGTTTCATTATTTGCATGTTGAGGGCGGTGAAGACTGGCCTGAGTTGGTTGCATGGAGCATTAGCCAGAATATATCTGGGCTCGAAAACTTAGCTTTGATTCCGGGATGTGCAGGCTCTGCACCCATCCAGAACATTGGTGCTTATGGTTTAGAATTCCAGGATGTGTGTGAATACGTTGATTATCTTTGCCTTGAATCATTAGAAGTTAAGCGCCTTACAAAAGAGCAATGTGTTTTTGGCTACCGAAATTCTATCTTCAAAAATGAGTTGTATGGTAAAGCGATTGTTGTCGCTGTTGGTCTTAAACTCACTAAAGATTGGCAACCAAACATTCACTATGGTCCACTTAAGGAATTAGGGGATAACTGTACGGCAAGACAAATCTTTGAGCGTGTGAGTCAGATCCGAACTGAAAAGTTGCCAGATCCTGCTGTTATCGGAAATGCAGGAAGCTTTTTCAAAAACCCGGTCGTTGTTGAGCAACACTTTGAAATGTTGAAGGCTTTCTTTCCCGATATCGTAGCTTATCCAGTGGAAGAGGGTATGAAGTTAGCGGCTGGCTGGTTAATTGAACATGCAGGCCTTAAAGGAAAGGTTCATGGTGGCGCTCAGGTTCACCCAAATCAAGCATTGGTGTTGATTAATAAATCCAATGCAACTGCGCAGGATGTCGTTGAATTGGCCGGTATAGTTCGTAACAAAGTCTTAGAAACCTACGGCGTGCTACTCGAGCATGAAGTGCGTTTTATGGGACGGGACAGAGAAACCTATTTAACGACTTTAATGGGAGATCTGTGA
- a CDS encoding GNAT family N-acetyltransferase: MPTLKFEHLDPIKLPLLKRFYKQHYPGTKPKSDELTIAAYDELTMVAVVRFRPVSNYRLLTGMAVNESKRGIGLGSLLLEYCQNEILQENDFCFSYSHLQHFYEKAQFREISSEKLPNDLKTLFLRYSQSGKDLIPMQFFTVQDED; the protein is encoded by the coding sequence ATGCCTACGCTCAAGTTTGAACACTTAGATCCAATAAAACTTCCTCTTCTCAAACGATTCTATAAACAACACTACCCAGGAACCAAACCCAAGAGTGATGAATTGACTATTGCTGCTTATGATGAGTTGACAATGGTGGCCGTTGTTCGATTTAGACCGGTTTCCAACTACCGATTACTTACAGGAATGGCTGTCAATGAATCTAAAAGAGGAATAGGATTGGGTTCACTGCTGCTTGAGTATTGCCAAAATGAGATTCTTCAGGAAAATGACTTTTGTTTTTCCTACTCTCACCTGCAACACTTCTATGAAAAAGCTCAATTTAGAGAAATTAGTAGCGAAAAATTGCCGAACGATCTGAAAACTTTATTTCTTAGATATAGTCAAAGTGGTAAAGATCTCATTCCAATGCAATTTTTTACCGTACAAGATGAAGATTAA
- the pssA gene encoding CDP-diacylglycerol--serine O-phosphatidyltransferase — MIARRNPFDQLPTIAQDPNKFTILFSAAEFRTRLIESIRNASKRIYLVALYLEDDEAGREILTELFEAKQRNPGLEINICVDWHRAQRGLIGKAASEGNAAVYKKFNQDYKHQIPIYGIPVRGREVFGVLHLKGFVIDDTVIYSGASLNNVYLHYKERYRFDRYHAIENAALADSMVTFVQEEMLAHPAVNDLSAQDKPTTKDIKTDIRQFRSSLAQASYKFTPDNIPQDQIGIAPLVGLGKRRNRLNQYIVQLLAQAKDEIYICTPYFNFPNSVAKEVKKALKRGVKVHIIIGDKTANDFYISPEEDFKTIGGLPYLYEINLRRFAKANEANIASRKLSIHLWKHDDNSFHLKGIWIDKRYMLLTGNNLNPRAWKLDLENALLVKDDHHHLAEQFDKELENILQYTQLVCTYRQIQKLEDYPDVVQRLVRKITRVKADRVLKQIL; from the coding sequence ATGATTGCTCGTAGAAACCCATTCGACCAGCTGCCGACTATTGCGCAAGATCCGAATAAGTTTACCATCCTCTTTTCTGCCGCAGAATTTAGAACTCGTTTAATTGAGTCGATTCGCAATGCAAGTAAACGTATTTACCTTGTTGCACTGTATTTAGAAGATGATGAAGCTGGACGCGAGATTCTTACAGAGCTTTTTGAAGCTAAACAGCGTAATCCTGGGTTAGAAATCAATATTTGCGTCGATTGGCACCGAGCACAACGTGGGTTGATCGGAAAAGCAGCCTCTGAAGGCAATGCTGCGGTATATAAGAAATTTAACCAAGACTATAAGCACCAGATTCCAATTTATGGCATCCCAGTTCGTGGACGTGAGGTGTTTGGTGTATTACACCTGAAAGGTTTTGTGATTGACGATACTGTTATATACAGCGGCGCAAGCTTAAACAATGTTTACCTTCATTACAAAGAGCGTTACCGCTTTGACCGCTATCATGCCATTGAGAATGCCGCGTTGGCAGACAGCATGGTCACGTTTGTTCAAGAAGAGATGCTAGCGCATCCCGCAGTTAATGACCTAAGTGCACAGGACAAACCAACAACCAAAGATATCAAAACAGATATCCGCCAATTTAGATCATCGTTAGCACAAGCGAGCTATAAGTTTACTCCAGACAATATACCGCAAGACCAAATCGGGATAGCGCCACTAGTGGGGTTAGGCAAACGACGTAACCGCCTAAACCAATATATCGTTCAGCTTCTAGCACAAGCGAAAGACGAAATTTATATTTGTACTCCATATTTTAACTTCCCGAATAGTGTTGCGAAAGAAGTGAAAAAAGCGCTAAAGCGCGGGGTAAAAGTACACATTATCATTGGTGATAAAACCGCTAACGACTTCTATATTTCACCGGAAGAAGATTTCAAAACCATAGGCGGCCTACCATACTTGTATGAAATCAATCTGCGCCGATTTGCAAAAGCTAACGAGGCGAACATTGCGAGTCGCAAACTATCAATCCACCTGTGGAAACATGACGATAATAGCTTCCATCTAAAGGGTATCTGGATAGATAAACGCTACATGCTATTAACGGGTAATAACTTAAACCCTAGAGCTTGGAAACTTGATTTAGAAAATGCTCTGTTAGTCAAAGATGACCATCATCACTTGGCGGAGCAATTTGATAAAGAGCTTGAAAATATTCTGCAATATACGCAATTAGTCTGCACATACCGACAAATTCAAAAACTTGAAGACTACCCAGACGTTGTACAACGCTTAGTCCGCAAGATCACTCGCGTGAAAGCAGACAGAGTATTAAAACAAATACTGTAA